Proteins co-encoded in one Paenibacillus sp. genomic window:
- a CDS encoding helix-turn-helix domain-containing protein, translating into MKVNNYVKRMLLSYLPILFVTLGLFIFIFFAIMNQLNVRNAIQANRMTAEFVANMMDSSLKGISFDAQRMIETGGMVQQYLDGPSDRVRDFDVSNMLSSLMVRHGLIESVYLYRADDGRVMDQSAIRPLGQFPDRNYVRIALKQPYTGVWSPPRMKQSESQGEPRSLRVTSLGFKIPRDSGSLGYLVINVKVSSLESFLDQMIDRSITEAQLYDAAGEPFFADGRRTTFVDRLSAEIVSDYTGWTYRISIKGGKLFDFLSYGSTVWVLLGLGGIGFAIGSTFYVTKRNYKPIESILHRIERFSSAIKPADPKENKNEFAFIDHAIERLITNNMAFQEQQQEHLVIRRQQYLQMLLKGECDDDRAAWEQEWLYYGLAEGRCIVALLEIDNYVRFGLKYSPNDQSLFKFIVSSVAVEVGEQTHSRIVAEWISKHQLVLLLISGERELEHRSLQLAEQIRAWVEDHLDFTVTIGIGPPANDEADIHRSFEEASEAVSRKVSLGSNQIIDAVELKDKPAGEWFAYLEGIRSIVRKLRMSEPDWLDDAKRLFGDMAVHRLRKDDVDRLLHYLIFHLEYELEGTMQEAVKFWLAEAKPRLLAATEQADTLRELEDDMLAAMRRLFEQIEELAQSRRHHVLMREIRDYVAEHFMDPNLSLTLLSERFQIGPKYLSQLFKDSIGQNFSDFLIGLRIDYAKKLLRESDATVQDISDMMGYSNPTSFIRVFKKIVGVSPGQYRETQTKPADSIQA; encoded by the coding sequence ATGAAAGTCAACAACTACGTCAAGCGGATGCTGCTTTCCTATCTCCCCATCCTTTTCGTTACGCTCGGACTATTTATCTTTATTTTTTTCGCAATCATGAACCAGCTTAACGTGCGGAACGCCATTCAGGCGAATCGCATGACGGCCGAATTCGTCGCCAACATGATGGACAGCTCGCTGAAAGGCATCTCGTTCGACGCGCAGCGCATGATCGAAACGGGAGGCATGGTTCAACAGTATCTCGACGGTCCTTCGGACCGGGTTCGCGATTTCGACGTTTCCAATATGCTGAGCAGTCTGATGGTGCGGCACGGGCTCATCGAGTCCGTGTATCTGTATCGAGCCGATGACGGCAGGGTGATGGATCAGAGCGCGATCCGCCCGCTCGGACAATTTCCCGATCGGAACTATGTCCGCATCGCGCTTAAGCAGCCGTACACGGGCGTATGGTCCCCGCCTCGGATGAAACAGAGCGAATCGCAGGGCGAACCTAGGTCGCTGCGCGTCACGTCATTGGGCTTCAAAATCCCGCGCGATTCCGGGAGTCTCGGGTACTTGGTAATTAACGTGAAGGTGTCCTCGCTCGAATCGTTCCTCGACCAGATGATCGACCGGTCCATTACGGAGGCGCAACTGTACGACGCCGCCGGGGAACCGTTCTTCGCGGATGGCCGCCGGACGACGTTCGTGGACAGGCTGAGCGCCGAAATCGTCTCGGATTATACCGGCTGGACGTACCGGATCAGCATCAAGGGCGGGAAGCTGTTCGATTTCCTGTCCTATGGGAGTACGGTTTGGGTATTGCTCGGTTTGGGCGGCATTGGTTTCGCGATCGGCTCCACCTTCTACGTGACTAAGCGGAACTACAAGCCGATCGAATCGATACTGCATCGAATCGAGCGGTTTTCGTCGGCGATCAAGCCGGCCGATCCGAAAGAAAACAAAAATGAATTCGCCTTCATCGACCATGCGATCGAACGCCTCATCACCAACAATATGGCGTTCCAAGAGCAGCAGCAGGAGCACCTCGTCATTCGAAGACAGCAGTACTTGCAAATGCTGCTCAAGGGCGAATGCGACGACGACCGGGCGGCGTGGGAGCAAGAATGGCTCTATTACGGACTGGCGGAAGGCCGCTGCATCGTCGCGTTATTGGAGATAGACAACTATGTCCGATTCGGACTGAAATACAGCCCGAACGACCAATCGCTGTTCAAATTCATCGTCAGCAGCGTCGCGGTCGAAGTCGGCGAGCAGACCCATTCGCGGATCGTCGCCGAGTGGATCTCGAAACATCAGCTGGTCCTTCTCCTGATTTCGGGGGAGCGGGAACTGGAGCATCGGTCGCTGCAGCTTGCGGAGCAAATCCGGGCGTGGGTAGAGGATCACCTCGATTTCACGGTGACGATCGGCATCGGGCCCCCCGCGAACGACGAAGCCGACATTCATCGCTCGTTCGAGGAAGCGTCGGAGGCGGTCAGCCGCAAAGTGTCGCTCGGTTCGAACCAAATTATCGACGCGGTGGAGCTGAAAGACAAGCCGGCAGGCGAATGGTTCGCCTATTTGGAGGGAATCCGTTCGATCGTGCGCAAACTGCGCATGTCGGAGCCGGATTGGCTGGACGATGCGAAACGGCTGTTCGGCGACATGGCGGTTCATCGTCTTCGCAAGGACGACGTCGACCGGCTGCTGCATTATTTGATATTCCATCTGGAATACGAGCTGGAAGGGACGATGCAGGAGGCGGTCAAGTTTTGGCTTGCGGAGGCGAAGCCCCGTTTGCTCGCCGCGACGGAGCAGGCGGATACGCTGCGGGAGCTGGAAGACGATATGCTCGCTGCGATGCGCAGGCTTTTCGAGCAAATCGAGGAGCTCGCGCAGAGCCGGCGCCATCACGTGCTCATGCGGGAAATCCGCGATTACGTCGCGGAGCATTTCATGGATCCGAATCTTTCGCTTACGCTGCTCAGCGAGCGGTTTCAGATCGGACCGAAATATTTGAGTCAATTATTTAAGGACAGCATCGGCCAAAATTTCAGCGATTTCCTGATCGGGCTGCGCATCGACTACGCCAAGAAGCTGCTGCGGGAGTCGGACGCGACCGTGCAGGATATTTCGGACATGATGGGCTATTCGAACCCGACGTCGTTTATTCGCGTGTTTAAGAAGATCGTCGGCGTATCGCCGGGACAGTACCGGGAGACGCAAACCAAACCTGCGGATTCCATTCAAGCTTAA
- a CDS encoding glycosyl hydrolase 115 family protein → MTLTIDRHTAYRLPQPLTSPVRHAWEMVARDHERVFGAAPKRIDEGDAPAAVEVRYAQPEDRCPNRPEAYCFRFAEAGGATALHIAARDDLGLVYGLLEYSRRFLGVDPFWFWADKPPERRDAVAVPAEPFDSPEPYTRFRGWFVNDEVCLIGWKEEYPPTRDVWLPVFEALLRCGGNMVIPGTDLPKHGIHAELASEMGLWVTHHHAEPLGAEMFLRAYPGKQASYQQHPELFEALWEAAIEEQKDKTIVWVLSFRGQGDQPFWEQDPAFDTPEKRGALISQVVRKQYDMVRRKVADPHCCVALYGEIAELYKGGHIDIPEDIMRVWADNGYGKMVSRRHGNLNLRIPALPAADDRAKHGVYYHVTFHDLQASNHLTLFPSPAGLIARELEDAFRAGAFSYLLVNSGNIRPHVYTLDLVRELWTKGRADAETHLREFVRRMYSAREDDIAALHREYAERTIAYGPNEDDRAGEEFYHHPARKIVGHWLQGKHAEPMERLYWATGSAAFAEQVEWFRRKCAEAIPGWRSLKERAERLMAALPADDRLRLKDHLLLHIELHLSGCEGFAALGEAFEAYLRQQYAVAFVHASRAMRSYQRGIDALKDAEHGPWEHFYRADWLTNIKSTVDNMDTLRRWLRMHGDSPDFFLWYKQYLMPETEKYIYLENTHRNPLSDDELARRLEEKFNL, encoded by the coding sequence ATGACGTTAACGATTGATCGACATACCGCATACCGATTGCCTCAGCCGCTGACGTCCCCCGTTCGGCACGCATGGGAGATGGTGGCGAGGGACCATGAGCGCGTATTCGGCGCCGCCCCGAAGCGGATCGACGAAGGAGACGCGCCGGCCGCCGTGGAGGTTCGGTACGCGCAGCCCGAGGATCGCTGTCCGAACCGCCCGGAGGCCTATTGCTTCCGGTTCGCGGAAGCCGGCGGCGCGACGGCGCTGCATATCGCCGCTCGCGACGATCTCGGCCTCGTGTACGGCCTCTTGGAATACAGCCGCAGGTTCCTCGGCGTCGATCCGTTCTGGTTTTGGGCGGACAAGCCTCCGGAGCGGCGGGACGCCGTCGCCGTTCCCGCGGAACCGTTCGACTCGCCGGAGCCGTACACGAGATTCCGCGGCTGGTTCGTCAACGACGAGGTATGCTTGATCGGCTGGAAGGAGGAGTACCCGCCGACGCGGGACGTGTGGCTTCCGGTGTTCGAAGCGCTGCTGCGATGCGGCGGCAACATGGTCATCCCCGGCACCGATTTGCCGAAGCACGGCATCCATGCCGAACTGGCGTCCGAGATGGGACTATGGGTCACGCACCATCACGCCGAGCCGCTCGGCGCGGAGATGTTCCTGCGCGCATATCCCGGCAAGCAAGCCAGCTATCAGCAGCATCCGGAGCTGTTCGAAGCGTTATGGGAGGCGGCGATCGAGGAGCAGAAGGACAAAACAATCGTGTGGGTGCTTTCCTTCCGCGGGCAAGGGGATCAGCCGTTCTGGGAGCAGGATCCCGCGTTCGATACGCCGGAGAAGCGCGGGGCGCTGATCAGCCAGGTCGTTCGCAAGCAGTACGACATGGTGCGGCGCAAGGTCGCCGATCCGCATTGCTGCGTCGCCTTGTACGGCGAGATCGCGGAATTGTACAAGGGCGGGCATATCGATATCCCGGAGGACATCATGCGCGTATGGGCCGACAACGGCTACGGCAAGATGGTGTCCCGCCGGCACGGCAACCTGAATTTGCGGATTCCCGCGCTGCCTGCGGCGGATGATCGAGCGAAACACGGCGTCTATTATCATGTCACGTTCCACGATCTGCAGGCGTCGAACCATCTGACGCTGTTCCCGTCGCCGGCCGGCTTGATCGCGCGGGAGCTGGAGGACGCGTTCCGCGCGGGAGCGTTCTCGTACTTGCTCGTGAACAGCGGCAATATCCGGCCGCACGTATACACGCTGGACCTCGTCCGGGAGCTGTGGACCAAGGGGCGGGCGGACGCGGAGACGCATCTTCGCGAATTCGTGCGCCGCATGTACTCCGCTCGCGAAGACGACATCGCCGCGCTGCACCGCGAATATGCGGAGCGGACGATTGCCTACGGCCCGAACGAAGACGACCGTGCGGGGGAGGAGTTTTACCATCACCCGGCGCGGAAGATCGTCGGCCATTGGCTGCAGGGCAAGCACGCCGAGCCGATGGAGCGGCTGTATTGGGCGACGGGCTCCGCCGCGTTCGCGGAACAGGTGGAGTGGTTCCGCCGCAAGTGCGCGGAGGCGATTCCCGGCTGGCGGTCGCTCAAGGAGCGGGCCGAGCGGCTCATGGCGGCGCTGCCGGCTGACGATCGGCTTCGTCTGAAGGATCATCTGCTGCTTCATATCGAGCTGCATTTGTCCGGCTGCGAAGGCTTCGCCGCTTTGGGAGAGGCGTTCGAGGCGTATTTGCGGCAGCAATATGCGGTCGCCTTCGTGCACGCCTCGCGCGCGATGCGGAGCTATCAGCGGGGAATAGACGCGCTGAAGGACGCGGAGCATGGGCCTTGGGAACATTTCTACCGAGCCGATTGGCTGACGAACATCAAGAGCACGGTGGACAATATGGATACGCTGCGCCGATGGCTGCGGATGCATGGCGACAGCCCGGATTTTTTCCTCTGGTACAAACAATATTTGATGCCGGAGACGGAGAAATACATCTATTTAGAAAACACGCATCGAAATCCGCTGTCGGACGACGAACTCGCCCGCAGGCTGGAAGAGAAGTTCAATTTGTAG
- the ahpC gene encoding alkyl hydroperoxide reductase subunit C → MSLIGKEVKPFKAQAYHNGHFIEVTEENLKGKWSVVCFYPADFTFVCPTELEDLQNQYETLKELGVEVYSVSTDTHFTHKAWHDSSEAIGKITYIMIGDPTHVISRNFEVLIEEDGLAERGTFIIDPDGVIQALEINAGGIGRDASTLVNKIKAAQYVRNNPGEVCPAKWQEGAETLKPSLDLVGKI, encoded by the coding sequence ATGTCTCTCATCGGCAAAGAAGTCAAACCTTTCAAAGCGCAGGCGTATCACAACGGCCATTTCATCGAGGTGACGGAAGAAAACTTGAAGGGCAAATGGAGCGTCGTCTGCTTCTACCCGGCCGATTTCACGTTCGTCTGCCCGACCGAGCTCGAAGACTTGCAGAACCAATACGAAACGCTGAAAGAGCTCGGCGTCGAAGTGTACTCCGTATCGACGGATACGCATTTTACACATAAAGCATGGCACGACAGCTCGGAAGCGATCGGCAAAATTACGTACATCATGATCGGCGATCCGACGCACGTCATTTCCCGCAATTTCGAAGTGCTGATCGAGGAGGACGGCCTCGCCGAGCGCGGCACGTTCATCATCGATCCGGACGGCGTCATTCAAGCGCTGGAAATCAACGCCGGCGGCATCGGCCGCGACGCCAGCACGCTCGTGAACAAAATCAAAGCGGCCCAATACGTCCGCAACAACCCGGGCGAAGTATGCCCGGCGAAGTGGCAGGAAGGCGCCGAAACGCTGAAGCCGAGCCTTGACCTCGTCGGCAAGATTTAA
- the ahpF gene encoding alkyl hydroperoxide reductase subunit F: MALEQEIKAQLEQYLQLMEGDVVLKVSAGSDAVSQEMTALLDELSAMSSRIAVEPADLPRTPSFSVNRKGEDTGVTFAGVPLGHEFTSLVLALLQVSGRAPKVDQNVIDQIKSIRGEYHFESFISLTCHNCPDVVQALNLMSVLNPGITHTMIDGAAFKAEAESRNILAVPTVFLNGEPFGSGRMSIEEILAKLGGGPEASELDNKEPFDVLVVGGGPAGASAAIYAARKGIRTGIVAERFGGQVMDTLGIENFIGTKYTEGPKLAASLEEHVKEYGVDVIKLQRAKRLEKKELIEVELENGAVLKSKAVILSTGARWRNVGVPGEAEYKNKGVAYCPHCDGPLFAGKRVAVIGGGNSGVEAAIDLAGIVKHVIVLEFNAELKADGVLQDRLYSLPNVTVLTNVQTKEITGADKVNGLTYTDRETGEDRHVELEGVFVQIGLVPNTDWLGDTVERTRFGEIVVNSHGATSVPGVFAAGDCTNSPYKQIIISMGSGATAALGAFDYLIRN, from the coding sequence ATGGCATTGGAACAAGAAATCAAAGCGCAGCTGGAACAATATCTTCAATTGATGGAAGGCGACGTCGTGCTGAAGGTAAGCGCGGGGTCGGACGCCGTCTCCCAAGAAATGACGGCGCTGCTGGATGAGCTGTCCGCCATGTCCTCCCGCATCGCGGTCGAGCCGGCGGATCTGCCGCGCACGCCGAGCTTCAGCGTCAATCGCAAGGGCGAAGACACGGGCGTGACGTTCGCCGGCGTGCCGCTCGGCCACGAATTCACGTCGCTCGTGCTGGCGCTGCTGCAGGTGAGCGGCCGAGCGCCGAAGGTCGACCAGAACGTCATCGACCAAATCAAGAGCATTCGCGGGGAATATCATTTCGAATCGTTCATCAGCCTGACGTGCCATAACTGTCCCGACGTCGTGCAGGCGCTCAATTTGATGAGCGTGCTCAACCCGGGCATTACGCATACAATGATCGACGGCGCGGCGTTCAAGGCCGAGGCGGAGAGCCGGAACATTCTGGCGGTGCCGACAGTGTTCCTCAACGGCGAACCGTTCGGCAGCGGCCGGATGTCGATCGAGGAAATCCTCGCGAAGCTGGGCGGCGGTCCGGAAGCGTCCGAGCTCGACAACAAAGAGCCGTTCGACGTGCTCGTCGTCGGCGGCGGTCCGGCCGGCGCCAGCGCGGCGATCTATGCGGCGCGCAAAGGCATCCGCACGGGCATCGTCGCGGAGCGGTTCGGCGGCCAGGTGATGGATACGCTCGGGATCGAGAACTTCATCGGCACGAAATACACGGAAGGTCCGAAGCTCGCGGCGAGCTTGGAAGAGCACGTGAAGGAGTACGGCGTCGACGTGATCAAGCTGCAGCGCGCGAAGCGGCTCGAGAAGAAAGAGCTGATCGAAGTCGAGCTGGAGAACGGCGCCGTGCTGAAGAGCAAGGCCGTCATTCTGTCGACGGGCGCCCGCTGGCGCAACGTCGGCGTGCCCGGCGAAGCGGAGTATAAAAACAAAGGCGTGGCGTACTGCCCGCACTGCGACGGTCCGCTGTTCGCCGGCAAGCGCGTGGCGGTCATCGGCGGCGGCAACTCCGGCGTCGAGGCGGCGATCGATCTCGCCGGCATCGTGAAGCACGTTATCGTGCTGGAGTTTAATGCGGAGCTGAAAGCGGACGGCGTCCTGCAGGACCGTCTGTACAGCCTGCCGAACGTGACGGTGCTGACGAACGTGCAAACGAAAGAGATCACCGGCGCCGACAAGGTGAACGGCCTGACGTACACGGATCGCGAGACGGGCGAAGACCGCCATGTCGAGCTCGAAGGCGTGTTCGTCCAGATCGGCCTCGTGCCGAACACTGACTGGCTCGGCGATACGGTGGAGCGCACGCGCTTCGGCGAAATCGTCGTGAACAGCCACGGCGCCACGAGCGTGCCCGGCGTGTTCGCCGCCGGCGACTGCACGAACAGCCCTTATAAGCAAATCATCATCTCGATGGGTTCGGGCGCGACCGCGGCGTTGGGCGCATTCGATTACCTCATTCGAAATTAA
- a CDS encoding DUF2306 domain-containing protein, whose protein sequence is MQLLFDILRIIHIAGGFLALAVFWIPIVAKKGGRTHNKVGWIYVYAMAAVSISAFAMGVYRIAWDAGPDADAIPFSWFLIFVAALSSSTAWYGVRVLRYKRRATPHRNAADLFFPSLLLGSGVGISIYGTIIQFPLLQYFPITGVFLGGSQLLYWLRTPKTKAHWAVEHIVGMLSCCIATVTAFLVFGAPRLLHIESTSLWVWFLPTFVFVPLIVWFTNRYKK, encoded by the coding sequence ATGCAGCTTTTGTTCGATATCCTGCGCATCATTCATATCGCGGGCGGTTTTTTGGCGCTCGCCGTATTTTGGATCCCGATCGTTGCGAAGAAAGGGGGCCGAACGCACAACAAGGTGGGGTGGATATACGTGTACGCGATGGCGGCCGTCTCGATCAGCGCGTTCGCGATGGGCGTGTATCGGATCGCTTGGGACGCGGGTCCCGACGCGGATGCGATTCCGTTTTCGTGGTTTTTGATATTCGTCGCCGCGTTAAGCTCCTCGACGGCTTGGTACGGGGTGCGCGTGCTGCGTTACAAGCGGCGTGCGACTCCGCACCGCAACGCTGCGGATCTGTTTTTCCCGTCGCTGCTGCTCGGTTCCGGGGTCGGGATTTCGATCTACGGGACGATCATACAATTTCCGCTGCTTCAATATTTTCCGATCACCGGAGTGTTTCTCGGAGGCTCGCAGCTGCTCTATTGGCTGAGGACGCCGAAAACCAAGGCGCATTGGGCCGTAGAGCATATCGTAGGCATGCTGTCGTGCTGCATCGCGACCGTAACCGCGTTTTTGGTATTCGGAGCGCCCAGACTGCTGCACATCGAGTCGACGAGCCTATGGGTGTGGTTTCT